A window of Pirellula sp. SH-Sr6A contains these coding sequences:
- a CDS encoding FAD-dependent oxidoreductase, translating to MKTIACLLSLVCALPLVGTARSQTTAPRVREADVIVYGGTSGAITAAIQAKKLGHTVLVVSPDKHLGGLTAGGLGWTDTGNKAVIGGLSREFYHRVWKHYQKPDAWNHQPRESYGNQGQGNPAIDGQQRTMWIFEPHIAESVFEDWVKEEGIEIVREAYLDRSSNGVVKKDRTIESIRTLDGTVYRGKVFLDATYEGDLIDAAGASFHVGREANAHYGEKWNGVQVGVLHHRHHFGIFKEGISPYVVPGNPQSGLLPKISSDPPGEYGAADHRVQAYCFRMCLTNHAPNRVSFPKPEGYDPKNYELMRRVLLAGWREGFAKFDPVPNFKTDTNNHGPFSTDNIGMNYDYPTASYERRKEIIDEHRRYQQGLMYFLANDPNIPEDVRKVFAEWGLAKDEFVDNGNWPHQLYIREARRLVGEMVMTENEILKNNPVKDSVGMGSYTIDSHNVQRYVTPEGFVQNEGDIGVSTRGPYPISMRSLMPKKSEIANLLVPVCMSSSHIAFGSIRMEPVFMILGESASTIASLAIRNKTDVQSVSYKDLQPLLLKNGQVLEYEEKLPEDVAVASLKGIVVDNKDATLTGHWASSRSTKPWVGVDYLHDADAKVPESTAEFATKLPLKGRYLVRMAYSAGGNRTHRVTVEIHHAAGVAKVDVDQTKAPSEKPWVDLGEYTFNGRSVGKVTITNAGTSGHVVLDAFQWLPIE from the coding sequence ATGAAAACCATCGCTTGTCTCTTGTCGCTTGTATGCGCGTTACCTTTGGTTGGTACCGCGCGATCCCAAACAACGGCCCCGCGGGTGCGAGAGGCGGACGTCATTGTCTACGGAGGGACGTCCGGAGCGATTACGGCAGCGATTCAAGCCAAAAAGCTGGGGCATACCGTTCTGGTCGTTTCCCCCGATAAGCATCTGGGAGGATTGACTGCAGGCGGGCTTGGATGGACCGACACGGGAAACAAAGCGGTCATCGGCGGCTTGTCGCGGGAATTCTATCACCGCGTTTGGAAACACTATCAAAAGCCTGACGCTTGGAATCATCAGCCTCGCGAGTCGTACGGCAACCAAGGGCAAGGAAATCCGGCGATCGATGGCCAACAGCGGACGATGTGGATCTTCGAGCCGCATATCGCCGAGTCCGTGTTCGAAGACTGGGTGAAGGAGGAAGGGATTGAGATTGTCCGCGAGGCATACCTCGATCGATCGTCTAATGGCGTTGTAAAAAAGGATCGAACGATCGAGTCCATCCGTACGTTGGATGGAACCGTCTATCGTGGCAAAGTCTTCCTAGATGCCACGTATGAAGGGGATTTGATCGATGCCGCCGGGGCATCCTTCCATGTGGGGCGCGAGGCCAATGCGCACTATGGGGAGAAGTGGAATGGTGTCCAAGTCGGAGTGCTGCATCATCGCCACCACTTCGGCATTTTCAAAGAAGGGATCAGCCCTTATGTGGTTCCAGGGAATCCACAAAGTGGATTGCTCCCTAAGATCAGTTCCGATCCACCCGGAGAGTACGGTGCCGCCGATCATCGCGTGCAAGCTTATTGTTTCCGGATGTGCCTTACCAATCACGCACCCAATCGCGTTTCCTTTCCCAAACCGGAAGGCTACGATCCCAAGAATTACGAGTTGATGCGGCGCGTGCTGCTGGCTGGCTGGCGCGAAGGGTTTGCGAAGTTCGATCCTGTCCCCAATTTCAAGACCGATACAAACAATCACGGACCCTTTAGCACCGATAACATCGGGATGAACTACGACTACCCGACCGCCAGTTACGAACGTCGCAAGGAGATCATCGACGAGCATCGACGCTATCAACAAGGACTTATGTACTTCCTGGCAAACGATCCAAACATCCCTGAGGATGTGCGAAAGGTTTTCGCCGAGTGGGGATTGGCGAAGGATGAGTTTGTCGACAACGGCAATTGGCCCCACCAACTCTACATTCGCGAAGCCCGCCGGCTCGTCGGTGAAATGGTCATGACCGAGAACGAGATTCTTAAAAACAATCCAGTGAAGGACTCGGTCGGAATGGGCTCCTACACCATCGATTCCCATAATGTGCAGCGATATGTCACGCCCGAGGGATTTGTGCAGAACGAAGGGGACATCGGAGTTTCCACCCGTGGGCCCTATCCGATCTCCATGCGTTCGCTTATGCCGAAGAAGAGCGAAATCGCCAATCTCTTAGTACCGGTCTGCATGTCGAGTTCTCACATCGCCTTTGGGTCGATTCGAATGGAACCAGTCTTCATGATCCTGGGGGAATCCGCCTCCACCATTGCTTCGTTGGCGATTCGCAACAAAACGGATGTCCAATCGGTCTCTTACAAGGACCTTCAGCCACTGCTGCTCAAGAACGGCCAAGTACTCGAGTACGAGGAGAAATTACCCGAAGACGTCGCAGTCGCTTCCTTGAAAGGGATTGTGGTCGACAATAAAGATGCGACGTTGACAGGTCACTGGGCATCGAGTCGCAGCACGAAGCCTTGGGTGGGCGTTGACTATCTCCATGATGCCGACGCCAAGGTTCCGGAGAGCACGGCCGAATTCGCGACGAAGTTGCCACTCAAGGGGAGGTACCTTGTTCGCATGGCTTATTCCGCGGGCGGCAATAGAACCCATCGGGTAACCGTCGAGATCCATCATGCGGCGGGCGTCGCCAAGGTGGATGTGGATCAGACCAAGGCCCCGAGTGAGAAGCCTTGGGTCGACCTCGGCGAATACACTTTCAATGGTAGAAGTGTCGGAAAGGTGACGATCACCAATGCCGGAACGTCAGGCCATGTCGTCCTCGACGCCTTCCAATGGCTCCCCATCGAGTAG
- a CDS encoding DNA methyltransferase encodes MSNAGVFGSRVGVEVPLKGKIGAMAIDLPEAPWGKIHNMDCVAGLQSMTEASVHLAFADPPFNIGYDYDVYDDQLESNEYLKWCGSWMRELHRVLRPDGTFWLAIGDEFAAELKVEACKAGFHLRSWVIWYYTFGVHCKNKFTRSHAHLFYFVKDRRAFCYHPEAIAVPSARQLIYNDKRANPKGRSPDDTWILRPQDCRDAFQPNEDIWYFPRVNGTFKERAGFHGCQMPEQLLGRIIRACSNPDDVVVDPFSGSATTLVVAKKLGRQFVGFELSSEYSSQGAARLKRTQVGDRLEGVEDPRSSVKSVDEVERARAGRKSQGKATKRIEEGFLPGFFDSIPKVKQSEILATAFYRASKGYGLERVLLDPYLNQSFQSQCDQLGVPGLAAERNRSLFRLRYEGVLTATVDASMDSSSTRVISESRAPLSWSFADPFLPASEIAWRRLSDRYPDSTLEELFCDPAIAELFDRDATSLAPGFSPLDYRLGALLLRYEWNLEQQRLDEAPIDAAEEASIDPIQFESVPFLDLRAEDLPSVAGVYRWGNTQGEVWYIGATECLSRRFQLHLARDSQELLARWLGPLSAVKVEWSAQGYDRTRPLRFMVSATNGHGTMFNIASPLS; translated from the coding sequence GTGTCGAACGCGGGTGTGTTCGGCAGTCGAGTCGGTGTGGAAGTCCCGTTGAAGGGAAAGATTGGTGCGATGGCGATCGACTTGCCGGAAGCCCCGTGGGGCAAGATACACAACATGGACTGCGTCGCCGGATTGCAGTCCATGACAGAAGCTTCGGTGCACCTCGCGTTTGCAGATCCGCCGTTCAATATCGGTTACGACTACGACGTTTACGATGACCAGTTGGAGTCGAACGAGTATCTCAAGTGGTGCGGATCCTGGATGCGGGAGTTGCATCGCGTCCTCCGCCCCGATGGCACATTCTGGCTAGCGATAGGCGATGAATTTGCGGCGGAGCTGAAGGTGGAGGCTTGCAAAGCCGGTTTCCATCTTCGAAGTTGGGTGATTTGGTACTACACCTTTGGCGTGCATTGCAAAAACAAATTCACTCGATCCCATGCCCATCTCTTCTACTTTGTGAAGGACAGACGGGCGTTCTGTTACCACCCAGAGGCGATTGCAGTTCCCTCGGCCCGGCAGCTGATTTACAACGACAAACGCGCCAATCCCAAAGGGCGATCTCCGGACGATACGTGGATACTCCGTCCCCAGGACTGCCGCGATGCGTTTCAGCCAAACGAAGACATATGGTACTTCCCACGCGTGAATGGGACGTTTAAAGAGCGCGCGGGATTTCACGGCTGTCAGATGCCCGAGCAATTGCTGGGCCGCATCATCCGGGCTTGTTCCAACCCAGACGATGTCGTCGTTGATCCCTTTTCGGGGAGCGCGACAACGCTGGTCGTCGCAAAGAAACTGGGGCGTCAATTCGTAGGATTCGAGCTCTCTAGCGAGTATTCCTCGCAAGGGGCGGCGCGACTGAAACGAACGCAGGTAGGGGATCGACTCGAGGGAGTCGAGGATCCGCGGTCGAGCGTCAAATCGGTAGACGAGGTCGAGCGGGCACGAGCCGGCAGGAAGTCCCAAGGAAAAGCCACCAAACGGATCGAAGAAGGTTTTTTGCCAGGATTTTTTGATTCCATTCCGAAAGTGAAGCAGTCCGAGATTCTAGCCACCGCGTTCTACCGCGCCTCGAAGGGCTATGGGTTGGAACGCGTCCTTTTGGATCCCTATTTGAATCAATCGTTTCAATCGCAATGCGATCAGTTGGGAGTTCCGGGGTTAGCCGCGGAGCGAAATCGAAGTCTGTTTCGTCTTCGCTACGAAGGAGTGCTGACTGCCACTGTTGACGCGTCGATGGATTCTTCATCGACACGAGTGATCTCCGAATCGCGAGCTCCACTGTCTTGGTCCTTTGCGGATCCATTCCTTCCTGCATCCGAGATTGCATGGCGACGACTTTCGGATCGCTATCCCGACTCGACCTTGGAAGAATTGTTTTGCGACCCAGCCATTGCAGAGCTTTTCGATCGCGACGCGACGAGTTTGGCTCCTGGTTTCTCCCCTCTCGATTATCGACTCGGGGCACTGCTTCTGAGGTACGAGTGGAACCTCGAGCAGCAGCGCTTGGACGAAGCCCCAATCGACGCGGCCGAAGAAGCGTCGATTGATCCAATCCAATTCGAGTCCGTTCCCTTTCTCGACCTGCGAGCCGAAGATTTGCCCTCCGTTGCCGGTGTCTACCGTTGGGGCAATACCCAGGGCGAAGTATGGTACATCGGTGCAACGGAGTGTTTGTCTCGACGGTTTCAATTGCACCTTGCTCGTGATTCCCAAGAACTCCTCGCACGGTGGCTTGGTCCGCTATCGGCGGTCAAGGTGGAGTGGAGTGCGCAGGGCTACGATCGAACCCGACCACTCCGGTTCATGGTGAGTGCTACCAATGGGCATGGGACGATGTTCAATATCGCATCTCCCCTTTCCTAG
- a CDS encoding sugar kinase produces MAQLSIRKDACDLDFLSLGALVHRLDPGIIPFRKAKSFEVHVSGGEYNVSANLADCFGLKTGVATAMVNYGIGELVQAKVQEMGVKPFYKQFEHDGVRGPNIATVYSDRGLGVRPPVVFYNRSNEAGALLKPGDFDWKKIFASGVRWFHSGGIFAALSATTSELIIEGMKAAKEAGAVTSFDLNYRAKLWGPIGGASKAQEQISKIVKNVDMLVGNEEDLQKGLGIEGQDVESKSSLDPESFFTMIERAVEKFPNVKMVATTLREVHSTNRHEWAAVLWYDGKRYVSPTCSLDVVDRIGGGDGFAAGLIYGMLAGKEPEQALRLGWAHGALLTTFPGDTTMARLPEVEALAKGGSARVQR; encoded by the coding sequence ATGGCTCAACTATCCATTCGCAAAGACGCTTGCGATCTCGACTTCCTCTCCCTCGGCGCACTCGTTCATCGATTGGATCCAGGCATCATCCCTTTTCGCAAGGCGAAGTCGTTTGAAGTGCACGTGTCGGGTGGAGAGTACAACGTCTCCGCAAACTTGGCGGATTGCTTTGGATTGAAGACCGGTGTCGCTACCGCCATGGTGAACTACGGCATCGGCGAGTTGGTTCAGGCCAAAGTGCAGGAGATGGGCGTGAAGCCCTTTTACAAGCAATTCGAGCACGATGGAGTCCGCGGCCCGAACATCGCCACGGTCTATAGCGACCGCGGCCTCGGAGTGCGTCCCCCCGTCGTCTTCTACAATCGTTCGAATGAGGCGGGAGCGTTGCTCAAGCCTGGGGATTTCGATTGGAAGAAGATTTTCGCGAGCGGTGTTCGATGGTTCCATTCCGGCGGTATTTTCGCGGCCCTATCTGCGACTACATCCGAGTTGATCATTGAAGGGATGAAGGCGGCCAAGGAAGCTGGTGCTGTTACCTCGTTTGACTTGAACTACCGAGCCAAGCTTTGGGGCCCCATCGGTGGAGCCTCCAAAGCGCAAGAACAGATCAGCAAGATCGTGAAAAACGTCGACATGCTCGTCGGCAACGAAGAGGATCTCCAAAAGGGACTCGGCATCGAAGGGCAAGACGTCGAGTCGAAGTCGTCGTTGGATCCCGAATCCTTCTTCACCATGATCGAACGCGCTGTCGAGAAGTTCCCGAATGTGAAGATGGTCGCGACGACGCTTCGCGAAGTTCACTCGACCAACCGACACGAGTGGGCCGCTGTTCTTTGGTACGACGGGAAGCGTTATGTCTCCCCGACGTGCTCGCTCGATGTCGTCGATCGCATCGGTGGTGGGGATGGCTTTGCTGCCGGTCTCATCTATGGCATGTTGGCTGGAAAAGAGCCCGAACAAGCCTTGCGACTCGGCTGGGCTCACGGCGCGCTGCTCACCACCTTCCCAGGGGACACGACCATGGCGCGATTGCCTGAAGTCGAAGCCCTCGCGAAGGGTGGCTCGGCTCGCGTTCAGCGCTAG
- a CDS encoding SDR family oxidoreductase yields the protein MSTTNLFQLKNQVAVVLGGTGSLGGAMASALGNAGARVAILGRSAERGMHRAEQIRAEGGEAVFHSADALQRESLTKARDIIERTLGPVDILVNAAGGNQAKATLQPGDDFCQLPLDAWNSVFDLNLIGGTILPCQVFGETMVVRGAGSIINIASMSGIVPLSRVVAYSAAKAAVINFTQFMAREWAPRGIRVNCISPGFFPAEQNQGLLYNQDGSLSPRGQQIIDHTPAGRFGYAHELSGAVIFLASSSASSFVTGHNLVVDGGFSSTTI from the coding sequence ATGTCGACTACCAACTTATTTCAGCTGAAGAACCAAGTCGCAGTGGTCCTTGGAGGGACGGGTAGTTTGGGTGGAGCGATGGCGTCTGCACTAGGGAACGCAGGGGCTCGGGTCGCCATTCTCGGTCGAAGCGCCGAGCGTGGGATGCACCGAGCGGAGCAGATTCGAGCCGAGGGGGGGGAAGCGGTTTTTCACTCTGCCGATGCACTCCAACGCGAATCCCTTACCAAGGCTCGCGACATCATCGAACGAACGCTGGGGCCGGTTGATATTTTGGTCAACGCGGCAGGAGGAAATCAGGCCAAAGCGACGTTGCAACCTGGCGATGATTTTTGTCAGCTCCCGCTCGATGCTTGGAATAGCGTTTTCGATTTGAACCTCATCGGCGGCACGATTCTGCCTTGCCAAGTGTTCGGCGAGACCATGGTGGTGCGAGGAGCGGGGAGCATTATCAATATCGCTTCCATGTCCGGGATCGTGCCCCTCTCCCGCGTCGTCGCATACTCCGCCGCCAAGGCGGCCGTGATCAACTTCACTCAATTCATGGCGAGGGAATGGGCGCCGCGAGGGATTCGGGTGAATTGCATCAGTCCAGGATTTTTCCCAGCGGAGCAGAACCAAGGGTTGTTGTACAACCAAGACGGAAGCCTTTCTCCGCGCGGCCAGCAGATCATCGACCATACGCCGGCCGGTCGATTCGGGTACGCCCATGAGTTGTCAGGTGCCGTCATCTTCCTGGCTTCGTCGAGCGCTTCCTCCTTTGTCACAGGCCACAACTTGGTTGTTGACGGTGGATTTTCTTCGACAACAATCTAG